The following coding sequences are from one Rathayibacter sp. VKM Ac-2760 window:
- a CDS encoding Ig-like domain-containing protein codes for MSCTTPTAPSARRTSTLLRALAVTAAAGIAVTAASFQVAPAASAAPAPVSAVSAPVAGGASTFGPDGTHYPSDTPDIRSGLSGLTVVDVAASGSAVRAALDALTPAQIAAGAVVRVAPGRIDDVSALDGYRNSGPKKVLITARDGYRSVTGGRWQLKDVTGITLMRFDIGSIDVKGATHSSFAWLQIDENWVGLTGFAGVPVHDVELIEVVQPESRLKSGDSAQIKAYAPEDLSGVLLEGDYIAPSYYLDAQYGGSHPARPHTDSLQIEGSGITGQVTVRDSVVFSSNNSAVIVGGVKNVAFDHSFLVAGSVAAQRYPFLKGGAGFPGAINGPGSLSAIQGGGGGNVTATDSDFIGSLQPVWNAVSNTRTNLSGKTARMGSFRLDSALGATTAATLDAKSPRPTPAYLAGIWDHVGTTAVAKPAAPAAPKTPVTPAPAVPAPAAPAAATPAPTEPAPTTPVSAEPAPTTPAATRTLPAPTTPAPSNRTKAPVADRTAPVVAITSPTTGAVLRGTATATLTATDDTAVTGVKLFLGSREVGDATSSDDGTWSLTTGTAGLRGTFALTARATDAAGNSTVSAPVSVTLR; via the coding sequence ATGTCCTGCACCACGCCCACCGCCCCGTCCGCACGCCGGACTTCGACCCTCCTCCGCGCCCTCGCGGTGACCGCCGCGGCGGGGATCGCCGTCACGGCCGCCTCGTTCCAGGTCGCTCCGGCCGCCTCCGCCGCCCCGGCGCCCGTCAGCGCCGTCAGCGCTCCCGTCGCCGGGGGCGCCTCGACCTTCGGCCCGGACGGCACGCACTACCCCTCGGACACCCCCGACATCCGCTCCGGTCTGTCCGGCCTCACCGTGGTCGACGTCGCCGCGTCCGGTTCGGCCGTCCGCGCCGCGCTCGACGCCCTCACGCCGGCGCAGATCGCGGCCGGTGCCGTCGTCCGCGTCGCGCCGGGACGCATCGACGACGTCTCGGCACTCGACGGCTACCGCAACAGCGGGCCGAAGAAAGTGCTGATCACGGCGCGCGACGGCTACCGGTCCGTCACCGGCGGCCGCTGGCAGCTCAAGGACGTCACAGGGATCACGCTGATGCGCTTCGACATCGGCTCGATCGACGTCAAGGGCGCGACGCACTCGTCGTTCGCCTGGCTGCAGATCGACGAGAACTGGGTCGGGCTCACCGGCTTCGCCGGAGTCCCCGTCCACGACGTCGAGCTGATCGAGGTCGTCCAGCCCGAGTCGCGGCTGAAGAGCGGCGACTCCGCGCAGATCAAGGCGTACGCGCCCGAGGATCTGAGCGGTGTGCTGCTCGAGGGCGACTACATCGCCCCGTCGTACTACCTCGACGCCCAGTACGGCGGCTCGCACCCGGCCCGCCCGCACACGGACAGCCTGCAGATCGAGGGCTCGGGGATCACCGGCCAGGTCACCGTCCGCGACTCCGTCGTCTTCAGCTCGAATAACAGCGCCGTCATCGTCGGGGGCGTGAAGAACGTCGCCTTCGACCACTCGTTCCTCGTGGCCGGCTCCGTGGCGGCCCAGCGCTACCCGTTCCTGAAGGGCGGCGCCGGCTTCCCGGGCGCCATCAACGGCCCGGGCAGTCTGAGCGCGATCCAGGGCGGCGGCGGCGGCAACGTCACGGCGACCGACTCGGACTTCATCGGCTCGCTCCAGCCCGTCTGGAACGCCGTCTCGAACACCCGCACGAACCTCTCCGGCAAGACCGCGCGGATGGGCTCCTTCCGCCTCGACTCCGCACTCGGCGCGACGACCGCCGCGACCCTCGACGCGAAGAGCCCCCGACCGACCCCGGCGTACCTCGCCGGCATCTGGGACCACGTCGGCACGACGGCCGTCGCTAAGCCTGCTGCGCCTGCTGCGCCGAAGACGCCCGTGACGCCCGCCCCCGCGGTGCCTGCACCGGCCGCGCCCGCCGCCGCCACCCCTGCGCCCACCGAGCCGGCGCCGACCACCCCCGTATCCGCCGAGCCGGCGCCCACCACCCCCGCGGCCACCAGGACCCTCCCCGCGCCCACCACCCCGGCCCCGTCGAACCGCACGAAGGCGCCCGTCGCCGACCGCACCGCTCCGGTCGTCGCGATCACCTCGCCGACCACCGGCGCCGTGCTCCGCGGGACCGCGACCGCCACCCTCACCGCCACCGACGACACCGCGGTGACCGGCGTGAAGCTCTTCCTCGGCAGCCGCGAGGTCGGCGACGCGACCAGCTCGGACGACGGCACCTGGTCGCTGACCACCGGCACGGCCGGCCTGCGCGGCACGTTCGCGCTGACCGCCCGGGCGACGGACGCCGCGGGCAACAGCACCGTCAGCGCGCCGGTGAGCGTCACCCTGCGCTAG
- a CDS encoding Ig-like domain-containing protein yields the protein MARATPPGSPSPRRLPRLLAVAAAVGIAVSATVIHDASSATAATTATTATTATFGPDGTHYPSDTPDIRSGVAGATVVDVAASGAAIRGALDALTRSQIAGGAVIRVAPGHLEDVSALDGYTNNGGTKVLITARDGFRSVTGGDWALRGVTGITLLRFDIESLDVKGATHSSFAWLRVSGNWVGLAASAGLPVRDVELIEIVEPDSTVQSGDSAQIKAYAPNVLRDVLVEGGYVAPSYYVDAQYGGSRAPRPHTDSLQIEGSGVTGQVTLRDTVVFASNNSAVIIGGVRNVAFDESLIVGGGAASQRYPFLRGGAGFAGALNGPGSLSAIQGSGGGNVDAADSTFIGSLQPSWDAVTSTRTNLPGKTARSGGFTLDPTLSSLTAADLDALSPRPTTAYLTGVWDDVQLSGGTPTAPRPTTPASPAPEPTTAPTAAPTAAPAEPGAPVDDTAPEVVVTSPEAGDVLTGTALATVTATDDTGVTGVTFLVEGVEIGDAEQTDEDTWSLGGDTTGLRGTVALTARATDAAGNVSESEPVTVTLQ from the coding sequence ATGGCCAGAGCCACTCCCCCCGGATCGCCCTCACCTCGAAGACTCCCCCGGCTCCTCGCCGTCGCGGCCGCCGTCGGCATCGCCGTCAGCGCGACGGTGATCCACGACGCCTCCTCCGCCACCGCCGCCACCACCGCCACCACCGCCACCACCGCGACCTTCGGGCCGGACGGCACGCACTACCCCTCGGACACCCCCGACATCCGCTCCGGGGTCGCCGGCGCCACCGTCGTCGACGTCGCGGCGTCCGGAGCCGCGATCCGCGGGGCGCTCGACGCCCTGACGAGGAGCCAGATCGCGGGCGGCGCCGTGATCCGGGTCGCCCCGGGGCACCTCGAGGACGTGTCGGCGCTCGACGGCTACACGAACAACGGCGGCACGAAGGTGCTGATCACGGCGCGGGACGGCTTCCGCTCGGTCACCGGCGGCGACTGGGCGCTCCGCGGCGTCACCGGCATCACACTGCTGCGCTTCGACATCGAGTCGCTCGATGTGAAGGGCGCGACGCACTCCTCGTTCGCCTGGCTCCGGGTCAGCGGGAACTGGGTCGGCCTCGCAGCATCGGCGGGGCTCCCCGTCCGCGACGTCGAGCTGATCGAGATCGTCGAGCCCGACTCGACGGTGCAGAGCGGCGACTCCGCGCAGATCAAGGCGTACGCGCCGAACGTGCTGCGCGATGTGCTGGTCGAGGGCGGCTACGTCGCGCCGTCCTACTACGTCGACGCCCAGTACGGAGGCTCCCGTGCCCCGCGGCCGCACACCGACAGCCTGCAGATCGAGGGCTCGGGAGTGACGGGTCAGGTCACCCTCCGCGACACGGTCGTCTTCGCCTCGAACAACAGCGCCGTCATCATCGGCGGCGTCCGCAACGTCGCCTTCGACGAGTCGCTGATCGTCGGCGGCGGCGCGGCCTCGCAGCGCTACCCCTTCCTCCGGGGCGGTGCCGGCTTCGCGGGAGCGCTGAACGGCCCGGGCAGCCTGAGCGCGATCCAGGGCTCGGGCGGCGGCAACGTCGACGCGGCCGATTCGACCTTCATCGGCTCGCTGCAGCCGAGCTGGGACGCCGTCACGAGCACCCGCACGAACCTCCCCGGCAAGACGGCACGCTCGGGCGGCTTCACCCTCGATCCGACGCTCAGCTCGCTGACCGCCGCCGACCTCGACGCGCTGAGCCCGCGGCCGACCACCGCCTACCTCACCGGTGTCTGGGACGACGTGCAGCTCTCGGGCGGGACGCCCACCGCTCCGAGGCCCACGACCCCGGCCTCGCCCGCCCCGGAACCGACGACGGCTCCGACCGCGGCTCCCACGGCGGCCCCTGCCGAGCCCGGAGCGCCCGTCGACGACACCGCCCCCGAGGTCGTCGTCACCTCGCCGGAGGCCGGTGACGTGCTCACCGGCACGGCCCTCGCGACCGTCACTGCGACCGACGACACCGGAGTGACCGGCGTGACGTTCCTCGTCGAGGGCGTCGAGATCGGCGACGCCGAGCAGACCGACGAGGACACCTGGTCGCTCGGCGGCGACACCACCGGCCTGCGCGGCACGGTCGCGCTCACCGCCCGGGCGACGGACGCGGCGGGCAACGTCTCGGAGAGCGAGCCGGTCACGGTGACGCTGCAGTAG
- a CDS encoding ABC transporter ATP-binding protein, which translates to MREARASQAPLVLDRRRPGRSALRLLGRYRPRVVTAILFFALKDTPLWLLPVVTGAIVDVVVAGGPESTLWLWAGVALVALLQNYPNHVMYTRLYMSAVRQTGTDLRNALAARLQNLSIGFHSRASSSVVQTKVVRDVENIETMFQQVGHPLLSATMVAIGAIVMTAVEVPAFLPVYACAIPLAVLLRAFLGQRSRRSNERFRREVEHFSARVGEMATLIPITRAHGLEQTAVDRVAAGAEGVRSAGYTLDLLNGRFASLSWVSLQLLGIACLVLAAWVSISGRLPITPGQVVLLSSYFALLTGAVTNLLMLLPVVARGTESVRSIGELLEDPDLEANEGKAPAGEVRGRIRLEHVTYRYGEGSVGEDSVGEDSVGESSVGVSDIALDIEPGRTVAFVGSSGSGKSTMLNLVLGFLRPTSGRILLDGVDAETLDLRTWRRSVSVVPQESVLFEGSIRDNVAYGLAGVGEERIIAALRDANALEFVRELPDGLDSIVGERGARLSGGQRQRIAIARALVRDPRVLLLDEATSALDPESEAAVKEALLRLMRGRTTLVVAHRLSTIRSADRIVVLERGRIVETGSHEQLLAAAGRYATLHAVQAGR; encoded by the coding sequence GTGAGAGAAGCCCGTGCCTCGCAGGCCCCGCTCGTGCTCGACCGCCGCCGCCCCGGGCGCTCCGCCCTGCGCCTGCTCGGCCGCTATCGGCCGCGGGTCGTGACCGCGATCCTCTTCTTCGCCCTCAAGGACACGCCGCTCTGGCTGCTCCCCGTGGTCACCGGCGCGATCGTCGACGTGGTCGTCGCCGGCGGTCCAGAGTCGACGCTGTGGCTCTGGGCGGGCGTCGCCCTGGTCGCGCTGCTGCAGAACTACCCGAACCACGTGATGTACACCCGGCTCTACATGAGCGCCGTGCGGCAGACCGGCACGGACCTCCGCAACGCCCTCGCCGCGCGGCTGCAGAACCTCTCGATCGGCTTCCACTCGCGCGCGAGCTCGTCGGTCGTGCAGACCAAGGTCGTCCGCGACGTCGAGAACATCGAGACGATGTTCCAGCAGGTCGGGCATCCGCTGCTCTCGGCGACGATGGTCGCGATCGGCGCGATCGTGATGACCGCCGTCGAGGTCCCCGCGTTCCTCCCGGTCTACGCCTGCGCCATCCCGCTCGCGGTGCTGCTGCGGGCCTTCCTCGGGCAGCGCTCGCGCCGGAGCAACGAGCGGTTCCGCCGCGAGGTGGAGCACTTCTCGGCGCGGGTCGGCGAGATGGCGACCCTGATCCCGATCACCCGCGCGCACGGCCTCGAGCAGACCGCGGTCGACCGCGTCGCCGCGGGGGCGGAGGGCGTCCGCTCGGCCGGCTACACCCTCGACCTCCTGAACGGCCGCTTCGCCTCCCTCTCCTGGGTGAGCCTGCAGCTGCTCGGCATCGCCTGCCTGGTGCTCGCGGCCTGGGTGTCGATCAGCGGTCGGCTGCCGATCACGCCCGGGCAGGTCGTGCTGCTCAGCTCCTACTTCGCCCTGCTGACCGGGGCGGTGACGAACCTGCTGATGCTGCTGCCCGTCGTCGCTCGCGGCACCGAGTCGGTGCGCTCGATCGGCGAGCTGCTCGAGGACCCGGACCTCGAGGCGAACGAGGGCAAGGCGCCGGCGGGCGAGGTGCGCGGGCGGATCCGGCTCGAGCACGTCACCTACCGCTACGGCGAGGGCAGCGTCGGCGAAGACAGTGTCGGCGAGGACAGCGTCGGCGAGAGCAGTGTCGGGGTGAGCGACATCGCGCTCGACATCGAGCCGGGGCGGACGGTCGCCTTCGTCGGCTCGTCGGGCTCGGGCAAGTCGACGATGCTCAACCTGGTGCTGGGCTTCCTCCGGCCGACCAGCGGCCGCATCCTGCTCGACGGTGTCGACGCCGAGACCCTCGACCTGCGCACCTGGCGCCGCTCGGTCTCCGTGGTGCCGCAGGAGTCGGTGCTCTTCGAGGGCTCGATCCGCGACAACGTGGCCTACGGACTGGCGGGCGTCGGCGAGGAGCGGATCATCGCCGCCCTCCGCGACGCGAACGCCCTCGAGTTCGTGCGCGAGCTGCCCGACGGCCTCGACTCGATCGTGGGGGAGCGCGGCGCCCGGCTGTCGGGCGGCCAGCGCCAGCGGATCGCGATCGCCCGCGCGCTGGTCCGCGACCCGCGGGTCCTGCTGCTCGACGAGGCGACGAGCGCGCTCGACCCGGAGTCCGAGGCCGCCGTGAAGGAGGCACTGCTGCGGCTGATGCGCGGCCGCACCACCCTCGTCGTCGCGCACCGGCTGTCGACGATCCGCTCGGCGGACCGCATCGTGGTGCTCGAGCGCGGGCGGATCGTCGAGACCGGCAGCCACGAGCAGCTGCTCGCCGCCGCCGGTCGCTACGCCACGCTGCACGCGGTGCAGGCGGGGCGCTGA